The following proteins come from a genomic window of Carassius gibelio isolate Cgi1373 ecotype wild population from Czech Republic chromosome B8, carGib1.2-hapl.c, whole genome shotgun sequence:
- the LOC127963906 gene encoding long-chain-fatty-acid--CoA ligase ACSBG2 isoform X2 has product MSTAIVMEHSGADASLLQSCGTADSLASLEDATAESTANESSEEESACAREEQSNTKAQQSTHTESGATSRPNSLSLPAKGTELWTTHRDGEVKLRMGESGPEAEPPLTVNQMFTSTVQRFGNYNALGWKDGEQWKTMTYNEYYKSCRTAAKSFLKLGLERYHGVGILGFNAVEWFIADIGAILAGGFAVGIYTTNSPEACQYVAENCQANILVVENHKQLQKVLQVQDKLPHLKAIIQYKDELKEKKPNLYTWAEFMDLGREEPDTQLDDIISSQKPNQCCTLIYTSGTTGQPKGVMLSHDNLTWTAYATGRNVTLTDADKLQEVVVSYLPLSHIAAQMIDIWLPMKAGGVTYFAQPDALKGSLANTLREIRPTAFMGVPRVWEKMQEKMKSIGAKSSTVRRKVASWAKDVGMQTNLKKMELNGTLSRKPLNYRLAKRLVFRKVRKALGLDRCTRCYTGAAPITKDTLEFFLSLDIPLFELYGMSESSGPHTISVSDAFRLTSCGKVIPGCKTKIFNPDSDGNGEICFWGRHVFMGYLNMLDKTEEALDADGWLHSGDLGKHDQDDFLFITGRIKELIITAGGENIPPVPIEDAIKEAVPLISNSMLIGDKRKFLSMLLTIKCQVNNETGAPEDELTPEAVELCRKLGSNSTRVSEIAGGRDRVVHAAIQEGINRVNEKATSNAQRIQKWTVLEKDFSITGGELGPTMKLKRPVVTKMYKDQIENFYKEVLTPATPDNPLPPK; this is encoded by the exons GTGCCACCTCTCGTCCCAACTCACTCTCCCTGCCCGCTAAGGGCACAGAGCTCTGGACGACACACAGGGATGGAGAGGTGAAGCTCAGGATGGGTGAGTCCGGCCCTGAGGCTGAACCCCCGTTGACTGTGAACCAGATGTTCACTTCTACAGTCCAACGCTTTGGCAACTACAACGCGCTGGGCTGGAAAGATGGAGAGCAGTGGAAAACCATGACATACAACGAGTACTACAAGTCTTGCCGCACTGCTGCCAAGAGCTTCCTCAAG CTTGGTCTGGAGCGGTACCACGGCGTCGGTATCCTCGGGTTTAACGCGGTCGAGTGGTTTATTGCTGACATTGGGGCTATTTTAGCTGG GGGGTTTGCTGTGGGCATCTACACCACCAACTCACCCGAGGCGTGCCAGTATGTGGCGGAGAACTGCCAGGCCAACATCCTTGTGGTGGAAAACCACAAACAGCTTCAGAAGGTCTTGCAG GTCCAGGACAAATTACCGCACCTAAAAGCCATTATCCAATACAAAGATGAGCTGAAAGAGAAAAAGCCCAATCTCTACACG TGGGCAGAGTTTATGGACCTGGGCCGCGAAGAGCCTGATACTCAGCTGGATGACATCATCAGCTCCCAGAAACCCAATCAGTGCTGCACACTGATCTACACATCCGGAACCACGGGCCAGCCAAAGGGAGTCATGCTTAGTCACGACAAT CTCACGTGGACAGCATATGCAACTGGCCGAAACGTGACCCTGACAGATGCAGATAAGCTACAGGAAGTGGTCGTGAGTTACCTGCCACTCAGCCACATTGCTGCACAGATGATTGACATCTGGCTTCCCATGAAAGCAGGAGGAGTCACATACTTTGCACAGCCTGATGCACTAAAG GGTTCTTTGGCTAACACTCTACGAGAAATACGTCCTACCGCGTTCATGGGTGTGCCGCGGGTGTGGGAGAAGATGCAGGAAAAGATGAAGTCGATTGGAGCCAAATCATCCACCGTGCGCCGAAAGGTGGCGTCCTGGGCCAAAGACGTGGGCATGCAGACCAACCTCAAGAAAATGGAGCT TAATGGCACCCTGTCCAGAAAGCCATTAAACTATCGACTTGCGAAGCGTCTGGTGTTCCGGAAGGTTCGGAAGGCGCTGGGACTGGATCGCTGTACGAGGTGCTACACGGGAGCAGCTCCCATAACCAAAGACACCCTGGAGTTTTTCCTCAGTCTGGACATTCCTCTGTTTGAGCTCTATGGCATGAGCGAGAGCTCTGGACCGCACACCATCTCCGTGTCCGATGCCTTCAGACTCACCAG CTGTGGAAAGGTGATTCCAGGCTGCAAGACAAAGATCTTCAACCCTGATAGCGATGGCAATGGAGAGATTTGTTTCTGGGGCCGTCATGTGTTCATGGGCTACTTGAATATGCTTGATAAAACCGAAGAGGCTCTGGATGCAGATGGCTGGCTGCACTCGGGTGACCTCGGAAAACACGACCAGGATGACTTCCTGTTTATCACCGGACGCATTAAAG AATTGATCATCACAGCCGGAGGTGAAAATATTCCCCCAGTGCCTATTGAGGATGCTATTAAAGAGGCCGTTCCCCTCATCAGCAATTCCATGCTTATCGGAGACAAGAGAAAGTTCCTCTCCATGCTGCTCACCATTAAG TGTCAGGTAAACAACGAAACGGGCGCTCCCGAAGACGAACTGACTCCTGAGGCGGTGGAGTTGTGTCGTAAACTCGGCAGCAACTCCACGCGCGTCAGCGAGATCGCCGGTGGCCGGGACCGAGTCGTGCACGCGGCTATTCAAGAAGGCATCAACCGCGTCAACGAGAAAGCCACCTCTAACGCCCAGCGCATCCAGAAATGGACCGTTTTGGAGAAGGATTTCTCAATCACTGGCGGAGAGCTGG GGCCCACGATGAAACTCAAGAGGCCAGTGGTCACGAAGATGTACAAAGACCAGATTGAGAACTTTTACAAAGAAGTCTTGACCCCAGCCACCCCAGACAACCCTTTGCCTCCTAAATAG
- the LOC127963906 gene encoding long-chain-fatty-acid--CoA ligase ACSBG2 isoform X1: MHLTACEPTAMSTAIVMEHSGADASLLQSCGTADSLASLEDATAESTANESSEEESACAREEQSNTKAQQSTHTESGATSRPNSLSLPAKGTELWTTHRDGEVKLRMGESGPEAEPPLTVNQMFTSTVQRFGNYNALGWKDGEQWKTMTYNEYYKSCRTAAKSFLKLGLERYHGVGILGFNAVEWFIADIGAILAGGFAVGIYTTNSPEACQYVAENCQANILVVENHKQLQKVLQVQDKLPHLKAIIQYKDELKEKKPNLYTWAEFMDLGREEPDTQLDDIISSQKPNQCCTLIYTSGTTGQPKGVMLSHDNLTWTAYATGRNVTLTDADKLQEVVVSYLPLSHIAAQMIDIWLPMKAGGVTYFAQPDALKGSLANTLREIRPTAFMGVPRVWEKMQEKMKSIGAKSSTVRRKVASWAKDVGMQTNLKKMELNGTLSRKPLNYRLAKRLVFRKVRKALGLDRCTRCYTGAAPITKDTLEFFLSLDIPLFELYGMSESSGPHTISVSDAFRLTSCGKVIPGCKTKIFNPDSDGNGEICFWGRHVFMGYLNMLDKTEEALDADGWLHSGDLGKHDQDDFLFITGRIKELIITAGGENIPPVPIEDAIKEAVPLISNSMLIGDKRKFLSMLLTIKCQVNNETGAPEDELTPEAVELCRKLGSNSTRVSEIAGGRDRVVHAAIQEGINRVNEKATSNAQRIQKWTVLEKDFSITGGELGPTMKLKRPVVTKMYKDQIENFYKEVLTPATPDNPLPPK; encoded by the exons GTGCCACCTCTCGTCCCAACTCACTCTCCCTGCCCGCTAAGGGCACAGAGCTCTGGACGACACACAGGGATGGAGAGGTGAAGCTCAGGATGGGTGAGTCCGGCCCTGAGGCTGAACCCCCGTTGACTGTGAACCAGATGTTCACTTCTACAGTCCAACGCTTTGGCAACTACAACGCGCTGGGCTGGAAAGATGGAGAGCAGTGGAAAACCATGACATACAACGAGTACTACAAGTCTTGCCGCACTGCTGCCAAGAGCTTCCTCAAG CTTGGTCTGGAGCGGTACCACGGCGTCGGTATCCTCGGGTTTAACGCGGTCGAGTGGTTTATTGCTGACATTGGGGCTATTTTAGCTGG GGGGTTTGCTGTGGGCATCTACACCACCAACTCACCCGAGGCGTGCCAGTATGTGGCGGAGAACTGCCAGGCCAACATCCTTGTGGTGGAAAACCACAAACAGCTTCAGAAGGTCTTGCAG GTCCAGGACAAATTACCGCACCTAAAAGCCATTATCCAATACAAAGATGAGCTGAAAGAGAAAAAGCCCAATCTCTACACG TGGGCAGAGTTTATGGACCTGGGCCGCGAAGAGCCTGATACTCAGCTGGATGACATCATCAGCTCCCAGAAACCCAATCAGTGCTGCACACTGATCTACACATCCGGAACCACGGGCCAGCCAAAGGGAGTCATGCTTAGTCACGACAAT CTCACGTGGACAGCATATGCAACTGGCCGAAACGTGACCCTGACAGATGCAGATAAGCTACAGGAAGTGGTCGTGAGTTACCTGCCACTCAGCCACATTGCTGCACAGATGATTGACATCTGGCTTCCCATGAAAGCAGGAGGAGTCACATACTTTGCACAGCCTGATGCACTAAAG GGTTCTTTGGCTAACACTCTACGAGAAATACGTCCTACCGCGTTCATGGGTGTGCCGCGGGTGTGGGAGAAGATGCAGGAAAAGATGAAGTCGATTGGAGCCAAATCATCCACCGTGCGCCGAAAGGTGGCGTCCTGGGCCAAAGACGTGGGCATGCAGACCAACCTCAAGAAAATGGAGCT TAATGGCACCCTGTCCAGAAAGCCATTAAACTATCGACTTGCGAAGCGTCTGGTGTTCCGGAAGGTTCGGAAGGCGCTGGGACTGGATCGCTGTACGAGGTGCTACACGGGAGCAGCTCCCATAACCAAAGACACCCTGGAGTTTTTCCTCAGTCTGGACATTCCTCTGTTTGAGCTCTATGGCATGAGCGAGAGCTCTGGACCGCACACCATCTCCGTGTCCGATGCCTTCAGACTCACCAG CTGTGGAAAGGTGATTCCAGGCTGCAAGACAAAGATCTTCAACCCTGATAGCGATGGCAATGGAGAGATTTGTTTCTGGGGCCGTCATGTGTTCATGGGCTACTTGAATATGCTTGATAAAACCGAAGAGGCTCTGGATGCAGATGGCTGGCTGCACTCGGGTGACCTCGGAAAACACGACCAGGATGACTTCCTGTTTATCACCGGACGCATTAAAG AATTGATCATCACAGCCGGAGGTGAAAATATTCCCCCAGTGCCTATTGAGGATGCTATTAAAGAGGCCGTTCCCCTCATCAGCAATTCCATGCTTATCGGAGACAAGAGAAAGTTCCTCTCCATGCTGCTCACCATTAAG TGTCAGGTAAACAACGAAACGGGCGCTCCCGAAGACGAACTGACTCCTGAGGCGGTGGAGTTGTGTCGTAAACTCGGCAGCAACTCCACGCGCGTCAGCGAGATCGCCGGTGGCCGGGACCGAGTCGTGCACGCGGCTATTCAAGAAGGCATCAACCGCGTCAACGAGAAAGCCACCTCTAACGCCCAGCGCATCCAGAAATGGACCGTTTTGGAGAAGGATTTCTCAATCACTGGCGGAGAGCTGG GGCCCACGATGAAACTCAAGAGGCCAGTGGTCACGAAGATGTACAAAGACCAGATTGAGAACTTTTACAAAGAAGTCTTGACCCCAGCCACCCCAGACAACCCTTTGCCTCCTAAATAG